The genomic interval AGGCGAAAAGGGCCTGCGGATGGGTACGGGGCAGTGCAATGCGAAGCGCTACAACCGCTTCCCGCGTGAAGTGATCGCCGAGGGCCGGGCCAAGCCGAGGTGCTCGCTGACGCTGGGATTTCGTGGACCTATCTCGGTCTGAGCGAATCGGACGGCATTCTCGTCGAGGAGATTCGCCGCGGCATGAGGTCAGGCAGCGGAGATCTGAGCGCGAAGGGGGTGAGTGAGATATCGACACCCCCTGCGAGGCCGCTTTGGTGGGCCGGTAGACGCCCCGGTCCTGATCACGAGCAAGGCACCCGTGTCCGTACCGGCGGATCATGGTGAGCTACCACGAGCCGGGTCATCCGGTTGTCTGCGCCGGCAAGGCCGTTTCCTTCGGATCATCTGATTGTTGGTCTGGTGTGTCGTTGACTGACGCCCAGTGGGCACGGATCGAACCGCTGTTGCCGGACCGGACACCTCGGCGGGGTGGGCGGTGGCGTGATCACCGGCAGGTGATCGACGCGATCGCGTTCAAGTACCGCACCGGGACACCGTGGATGGACCTTCCCGAGCACTTCGGCTCGTGGAAGGGCGCCCACAACCGGCTGAGGAAATGGGCCGCTGACGGCACCTGGGAGAAGGTGTTCACCGCCCTGCTCACGCAGGCCGACGCCGAGGGCGACTTGGACTGGATCGTCGCGGTCGACTCCACCATCGTCCGCGCTCACCAGCACGCCGCCGGGGCTCGTCAAAAGGGGCCCCGGCCGGCGAGCCGCGCGATCATGCCCTCGGACGGTCCCGCGGCGGACTGACCACCAAGATCCACCTCGCGGCCGACAGCCGCTGCCGACCGTTTGCGTGCGCCATCACACCCGGCCAGGCCGGTGACGCACCCGCCTTCCCACAGGTCATGGCCCGCTTACGGGTGCCCAGACCGGTCGGGCGGCCCAGAACGACCCCGGACGTGGTTCTGGCTGACAAGACACCCCATGCAGCTATCGGGTCAAGCAGCTGCTGCGAGCGGGGGCAGTAGCGGCGGGGCGAAGGCGATCGCTTCGTCGAACTTCTGATGGCTCGTCAAGCAGTGGTGGAGCTGGCCGAGCATGCGGTTGAAGAGGCGGTGGAGGGCGGCGTGGTAGCGATCGCCGGTGTCTCGTCGGTGGTTGTAGTGAGCATGGGCTCCGGGTGAGGCGGTGAGCGCGGCGAACGCCCAGTGCCGGCCGGTCTCGGCCAGGCGCCTGTTCTTGATCCGGCGATGGCTGACACGGCGGCTCTTGCCGGATTCACGGGTCACCGGGGCGCTTCCGGCGTAGGCGTTCAGGTCGCGGGCGGTGTCGAACCTGGTGCGGTCGTCCCCGATCTCGGCGAGTATCCGAGCGCCGGTGAGCACGGCAAGACCGGGAAAGCTCGTGATGATCTCCGCGTCGGGATGCTGAAGAAAGAGCTCTTCGGTGTCACGCGCCAGGTCCTCGCAGGCCCGGCAGGCCGCGTCGAGCTGGGCGAGCAGTGCGAGTGTCTGGTGCCCCATCGCCGTCTCCACCAGGGCCGGTTGGCGGAGCGAGGGTCGGCGGAAGACCTCAAGGAGCCGATCGGTCTCGGCCTCGATCCGGCGTTGGCGGCCGGCGCGCGTGACGGCGGCCCTCACCCGGCCCCTGCCAAGACTGGCCTAACGGCCAACCCACGGCGCCTATTAGAAGCCGTTGTCGTACCGATCTTGGTGAGCATAGGTTCGATTGCGGCGGCTCGACCAGGTGATCTTGTGGCGTGCTGTGCATGAAGGCAGGGCCTCTGGTGCCGCTCGGGATTGTCGAAGACTATGAGCACGCCAGGAGGCCCTGTTGACGCAGTTCTACGCCCTCGCGTCGGTCGGGTCCAGTTCGGTTGCTCAGTCGTGTGATTGCCTCGCTCACCGGTTCGGGAATGCCGGGGACCGT from Streptomyces caniferus carries:
- a CDS encoding transposase, with protein sequence MGHQTLALLAQLDAACRACEDLARDTEELFLQHPDAEIITSFPGLAVLTGARILAEIGDDRTRFDTARDLNAYAGSAPVTRESGKSRRVSHRRIKNRRLAETGRHWAFAALTASPGAHAHYNHRRDTGDRYHAALHRLFNRMLGQLHHCLTSHQKFDEAIAFAPPLLPPLAAAA